One Kwoniella dejecticola CBS 10117 chromosome 10, complete sequence DNA window includes the following coding sequences:
- a CDS encoding cystathionine beta-synthase yields the protein MGGESHLQHHWQGVLSSALDAVGHTPLIKLDRIAKAEGLRCNLLGKCEFLSAGGSVKDRIAKRMVEHAEKEGVLIPGQSIVIEPTSGNTGIGLALACAIKGYQCIITLPAKMSLEKEVMLRALGAEIVRTPTEAAWDSPESHIGVARKLQKSIPGGVILDQYSNPNNPLAHYYTTYEEIMYALKTSDLPRHDIALLVAGTGTGGTITGLGRAIRDYETSLVNGEASSHARTTILAVDPEGSILGGGEPGNYQVEGIGYDFFPEVLDPNPPVVDKWIKTNDDEAFAATKRLIREEGLFVGGSSGSALSGTLRYLHSADGKSIAEDEDANVVVILPDGVRNYMSKPWFLETSKRPVKEDEEQKEDIKDTIKGILGRDLNDVSKVLHDAKQEGKELENGE from the exons ATGGGTGGCgaatctcatcttcaacatcattgGCAAGGCGTCCTATCCTCAGCTCTCGACGCAGTGGGGCACACCCCTCTGATCAAGCTAGACCGGATCGCCAAAGCAGAAGGTCTGAGATGCAATCTGC TGGGAAAATGCGAATTCCTCTCTGCTGGCGGAAGTGTCAAAGACCGGATCGCGAAG AGGATGGTAGAGCATGCCGAGAAGGAGGGTGTCCTGATACCTGGACAAAGTATAGTCATTGAACCCACTA GTGGTAATACAG GTATTGGTCTAGCCCTGGCTTGTGCTATCAAGGGGtatca ATGCATAATCACTCTGCCCGCGAAGATGAGtctggagaaagaagtgatgCTACGTGCATTAGGCGCTGAGATCGTACGAACACC AACGGAAGCAGC CTGGGATAGTCCGGAAAGTCATATTG GCGTTGCAAGGAAGTTGCAGAAATCGATACCTGGCGGTGTAATCCTTGATCAATACTCGAACCCCAATAATCCTCTTGCTCATTACTATACAACGTACGAGGAgatcatg TACGCCTTAAAAACATCGGATTTACCGCGACACGATATCGCTTTACTGGTAGCAGGCACAGGAACAGGTGGGACTATAACAGGCTTGGGAAGGGCCATACGAGACTACGAAACATCTCTGGTCAATGGGGAAGCGTCTTCTCATGCAAGGACTACTATATTGGCTGTAGATCCGGAGGGCTCGATACTGGGCGGTGGCGAACCAGGAAATTATCAGGTGGAGGGTATAGGCTAT GATTTCTTCCCTGAGGTCCTGGATCCGAATCCGCCTGTGGTAGATAAATGGATAAAgacgaacgatgatgaagcatTTGCAGCTACCAAGCGATTGAT tcgagaagaagggctgTTCGTCGGCGGCTCATCGGGCTCAGCATTGTCAGGCACCCTCCGATACCTGCACTCCGCAGACGGAAAATCAAtagcagaagatgaagatgcgaATGTAGTAGTGATCTTGCCTGATGGAGTCCGGAATTACATGTCTAAGCCATGGTTCCTTGAGACTTCGAAACGACCGGTtaaggaggacgaagagcagaaagaggatatcaaggaCACGATCAAAGGGATACTAGGCAGAGATCTGAACGACGTTAGCAAGGTTTTGCATGATGCGAAacaagaggggaaagagctTGAGAATGGCGAATGA